The genomic DNA GACCGAGTAGAGGTCGATCACCCGGGCCCGGATGCCCGCCTCGGCCAGCGAGTCGGCGGCGGCCAGCGCCTCGTGGACGGTGACGCCGGCCGCGACGAGCGTCAGCCGGTCCTCGCCGGAGGACCGCAGCACCTTGCTGCCGCCGACCGGGAACTCCTCGTCGGGCCCGTACAGGACGGGCGACGCGCCGCGCGAGGTCCGCAGATAGCGGACGCCGTCGAGGCCGGCCATCGCGGCGACGAGCTTCGCCGTCTGGTTGGCGTCGCAGGGGTAGAGGACGGTCGAGTCGTACACCGACCGGAACATCGCGAGGTCCTCCAGTCCCATCTGCGAGGGCCCGTCCTGGCCGATGGACACGCCGGCGTGCGAGCCGACGAGGTTGATGCCCGCACCGCTGATCGACGCCATGCGCACGAAGTCATGGGCGCGGGTGAGGAACGCGGCGAAGGTCGCGGCGTACGGCACCCAGCCGCGGGCGGCGAGTCCGACGGCGGCGGCGACCATCTGCTGCTCGGCGATGTAGCACTCGAAGTAGCGGTCGGGATACTCCTTGGCGAAGTACTCGGAGCGGGTGGAGTCGCCGACCTCGCCGTCGATGGCGACGACGTCCTCGCGGGCGCCGCCGAGCGCGGTGAGCGCCTGCCCGTAGGCGTCGCGGGTGGCTACCTCGTCACCCTTGTCGTAGCGCGGGAGCTCCACCTGTCCCGGCGCGGCCACGGCGTGCAACACCCGTGCCGCCGGGGGATCTTGGACCTCGATGCGCAGCTCGCGGACGCCGCCGAGTTCGGCGATCGCCTCCTCGGCGTCCGGCAGCGGTTTGCCGTGCAGGCCCTCGCGGTCCTCGACGGCCGCGACGCCCTTGCCCTTGAGGGTGCGGGCGAGGATGACGGTGGGCTGGCCGCTGGTGGACTCGGCCTCGCCGTACGCACGGTCGACGGCGTCCACGTCGTGACCGTCGATCTCGATGGTGTGCCAGCCGAAGGCCTGGAACCGGCGGGCGTAGGCGTCCAGGTCGTGTCCGTGCCGGGTGGGGCCGCGCTGGCCGAGGCGGTTGACGTCGACGATCGCGGTGAGGTTGTCGAGGTGCTCGTACCCGGCGTGCTCGGCGGCCTCCCACACGGAGCCCTCGGCGAGTTCGCTGTCGCCGCACAGCACCCAGACACGGTAACCGGTGCGCTCGAGCCGCTTTCCGGACAGCGCGATGCCGACGCCGACGGGCAGACCCTGGCCGAGCGAGCCGGTGGCCGTCTCGACCCAGGGCAGCCGGCGGGGCGTGGGGTGCCCTTCGAGGCGGCTGCCGAGCTCGCGGAAGGTGAGCAGTTCGGCGTCGTCGATGGCGCCGGCCGCCTTGTAGGCGGCGTACAGCAGCGGCGAGGCATGTCCCTTGGAAAGGATGAAGCGGTCGTTGCCGGGGTGGGCGGGACGGTCGAAGTCGTAGCGGAGGTGGTGGGCGAGGAGTACGGCCATCAGGTCCGCGGCGGACATCGAGGAGGTGGGGTGCCCGGAGCTCGCGGCGTCCGCGGCACGGACACTGTCGACCCGCAACTGCTGTCCCAGTTCGGTGAGTTGACGGGTGTTCATGAGGGTCCTTCCGTAGTGGGGGTGTCAGTGGTGGCGAGCCTCTCCGGGGCGCCGGGCATCCGTGCCAGTTCCGGCGACGCGGTGTCCAGGGGCACCGACCAGGACCGCACCAGACCCAACTGCACGGCCTGGCGCGGCAGTACGGCCTCCAGCAGCCAGTCGGCGGCGACGCGGACACGGTTGCCGGGCATGGCGGCGAGGTGGTAGCCGCGGGTGACGGCACCGGCGAGCGGGCCGGACAGGGGGATGCCGAGGGGGTTGGCGGCGGCCTGCACCCCGCCGAGGTCCACGACGAAGCCCAGGTCGCGGTGGCGGTAGGGGCGGCGGGTGCCGATGCCGAACGAGGCGGCCACGTTGTGGCCGGCGGTCTTCCCCTGCCGCCAGGCGTGCTGGGCGGTCATCGGGGTGTACTGGCCCGGATTCTCCAGGTCGGGTACGGCGGCCGCGTCGCCGCAGGCGAACACCTCGGGGTGGCCGGGGACCTGGAGGGTCGGCTCGACGAGCAGCCGGCCGCTCTCCATCGGCAGTCCGAGGGACTCGGCGAGCGGGTCGGGCCGCACCCCGACGCACCATACGAGGGTGCGGGTGTCGACGAACTCGCCGTCGGACAGCAGGACTCCGTCGGACGTCGCCTCCTTCACGGAGGTCCCCATGCGCACCTCGACGCCCCGCTTGCGCAGCACGCGGTCGGCGGTGCGCGAGAGCCGTTCGTCCAGTCCGGGCAGGACCCGGGGTGCGACGTCGAGCAGCAGCCAGCGTGGCCGCCTGCCCTCGCGCAGCGGCCGGTTGCGCACCAGCGCGTCGGTGAGCAGCTGCCCCTGTACGGCGACCTCGGTTCCGGTGTAACCGGCGCCGACCACCACGAAGGTGCACCGGGAGGCGCAGGTCTCGGAGTCGGCCGCCGCGGCGGCGAGTTCCACCTGGCGGGTCACGTGGTCGCGCAGATACAGCGCCTCGGGCAGTCCCCGGAAGCCGTGTGCGTGCTCGGCGACGCCGGGAATGGGCAGCAGCTTGTTGACACTGCCGGCGGCGAGCACCAGCCGGTCGTACGTCAGTGTGCCGACGTCGCCCTCCGGGCCGGTGTAGCGCACGGTGCGAGCGTCGAGGTCGATGCCGTCCGTCTGGGCCTCGCCGAGCACCAGCCGCACGTGGGGCAGTGTGCCGGCGAGGGAGACGGTGACGCGGCGCGGCTCCAGGATGCCGGCGGCGACCTGGGGCAGCAGGGGCAGATACAGAAAGTAGTCCGTCGGGTTCAGGAGAGTGATGTCGGCCTTGTGCCGGGTCAGCCGGGAAAGGGTGCGGGCCGTCTGGTATCCGGCGAAGCCGGCACCGACGATCAGGATGCGGGGTCGACTCACGATTCGCCTCCGGCGGGTTCGCTCGTACGGACTTTCCGCGTCCCCTGGGAGGGGTCACCCAAACCCGACGGCCCCGCGCGTTTCCCCCCTCCGGCGGGGATATCCGGCCGGGAAACCGACCCGCCCCCGTCGCGGAGGTGCCGCCCCTGCCCGAGTACGGCCACGTCCTGCGGATCTCGCCACCACCTCCCGTAAGACGACGCGCGGGACCGCCGTCGGCCCCCGTCATCGCGACGGCCCCGCGACGCCCGGACCGAGCCGGCCCCCGTCAGGAGCCCGCTCGGCGGCCCCGGTGGTGCGGTGCTTCGGGGTCCATGTCGTCCTGACGCGGCGCACCCGGCTCCGCGGTTCCCGGCATCGGCGCGCCGGGCGCGACCGGCGGCACCGGCGGGTACGGCATGCCGAGGCCGCCCGGCGGCCCGGCGGGCGGGGTGCCCCCGACGACCCGGCCATGGTCGCCTGCCGGTTCGAGGTCGTACCTGGTCGTGGGCCGGGACGGCGACGGCCGCGCCGCGGCGCGCAGCAGCTGGGCGACGACACCGAGCACGGCGGCGGTGATCAGGGCGGCCGCCCAGCCCGGCAGGCCGAGCGACAGCGCCAGGCCGAGGGCGACCGCCAGCGCGGCACCCGCGTAGAGGGCGGCGGCGCCCGAAGCGGCGTAGAGCGTGGCCGTGCGGCGCTGCTTGCGACTCTGCTCGCGCAGCTCGTCGCGGATGGTCTCGCGGGCGACCTGCGCCAGCTCGTCGACCAGGCTCTTGTCCAGATGTTCCAGGTGATCGAGAGGCTTCATGCGGCCCGGGTACCCGGGCCTCCGCTCCCGTAACTCCGCGCGTGACGCCGTACGCACGGCGAAGCGCCGGACCCGGAGCCGGCGGAACATCCGGCCGGGGCGGGGGAT from Streptomyces avermitilis MA-4680 = NBRC 14893 includes the following:
- a CDS encoding phage holin family protein, which codes for MKPLDHLEHLDKSLVDELAQVARETIRDELREQSRKQRRTATLYAASGAAALYAGAALAVALGLALSLGLPGWAAALITAAVLGVVAQLLRAAARPSPSRPTTRYDLEPAGDHGRVVGGTPPAGPPGGLGMPYPPVPPVAPGAPMPGTAEPGAPRQDDMDPEAPHHRGRRAGS
- a CDS encoding NAD(P)/FAD-dependent oxidoreductase — its product is MSRPRILIVGAGFAGYQTARTLSRLTRHKADITLLNPTDYFLYLPLLPQVAAGILEPRRVTVSLAGTLPHVRLVLGEAQTDGIDLDARTVRYTGPEGDVGTLTYDRLVLAAGSVNKLLPIPGVAEHAHGFRGLPEALYLRDHVTRQVELAAAAADSETCASRCTFVVVGAGYTGTEVAVQGQLLTDALVRNRPLREGRRPRWLLLDVAPRVLPGLDERLSRTADRVLRKRGVEVRMGTSVKEATSDGVLLSDGEFVDTRTLVWCVGVRPDPLAESLGLPMESGRLLVEPTLQVPGHPEVFACGDAAAVPDLENPGQYTPMTAQHAWRQGKTAGHNVAASFGIGTRRPYRHRDLGFVVDLGGVQAAANPLGIPLSGPLAGAVTRGYHLAAMPGNRVRVAADWLLEAVLPRQAVQLGLVRSWSVPLDTASPELARMPGAPERLATTDTPTTEGPS
- a CDS encoding transketolase — encoded protein: MNTRQLTELGQQLRVDSVRAADAASSGHPTSSMSAADLMAVLLAHHLRYDFDRPAHPGNDRFILSKGHASPLLYAAYKAAGAIDDAELLTFRELGSRLEGHPTPRRLPWVETATGSLGQGLPVGVGIALSGKRLERTGYRVWVLCGDSELAEGSVWEAAEHAGYEHLDNLTAIVDVNRLGQRGPTRHGHDLDAYARRFQAFGWHTIEIDGHDVDAVDRAYGEAESTSGQPTVILARTLKGKGVAAVEDREGLHGKPLPDAEEAIAELGGVRELRIEVQDPPAARVLHAVAAPGQVELPRYDKGDEVATRDAYGQALTALGGAREDVVAIDGEVGDSTRSEYFAKEYPDRYFECYIAEQQMVAAAVGLAARGWVPYAATFAAFLTRAHDFVRMASISGAGINLVGSHAGVSIGQDGPSQMGLEDLAMFRSVYDSTVLYPCDANQTAKLVAAMAGLDGVRYLRTSRGASPVLYGPDEEFPVGGSKVLRSSGEDRLTLVAAGVTVHEALAAADSLAEAGIRARVIDLYSVKPVDRDTLRQAAEDTGCLLTVEDHREEGGIGDAVLDAFLDGRPVPRLVRLAVRTMPGSASPAEQLHAAGIDAESIATAARLLVEQAVVR